One window from the genome of uncultured Tateyamaria sp. encodes:
- a CDS encoding GntR family transcriptional regulator translates to MTRAQQSPHSLPIYVQIAELLTRDIVAGRLIDGERLPPERDMASELGISVGTLRKALRDMGEKGLIESVQGSGNYIRASGDTGTVYAMFRLELLEGGGLPRAQVLSVDLMDKAPDLPDFGTSGQATRIRRLRSLNDTIMGVEEIWLDADAGIVSQATMSESLYATYRKELGLWIQRAEDRVSLGPVPDWAPDAYAPRPGDTVGYIERLSWSDAAAPIEFSRTWYDPARAVYVQRLK, encoded by the coding sequence GTGACACGCGCCCAACAATCCCCCCACTCTCTGCCGATCTACGTGCAGATCGCCGAGCTTCTGACCCGCGACATCGTGGCCGGCCGGCTGATTGATGGGGAACGGCTGCCGCCCGAACGCGACATGGCATCAGAGCTGGGCATAAGTGTGGGCACATTGCGCAAGGCCCTGCGGGACATGGGCGAAAAGGGCCTGATCGAAAGTGTTCAGGGCTCGGGCAACTACATCCGGGCCAGTGGCGATACGGGTACCGTCTATGCGATGTTTCGCCTGGAATTGCTCGAAGGTGGCGGCCTGCCGCGGGCCCAGGTGCTGTCTGTGGACCTGATGGACAAGGCACCTGACCTGCCTGACTTCGGCACCTCTGGTCAGGCCACCCGGATCCGCAGGTTGCGGTCCCTGAATGACACAATCATGGGCGTGGAAGAAATCTGGCTGGATGCGGATGCGGGAATCGTGTCCCAAGCCACCATGTCCGAATCCCTTTACGCCACCTATCGCAAGGAATTGGGTCTGTGGATCCAGCGGGCCGAAGACCGTGTGTCACTGGGCCCCGTGCCTGATTGGGCACCGGACGCCTACGCCCCCCGTCCCGGCGATACCGTTGGCTACATCGAACGCCTGAGCTGGTCAGACGCTGCGGCCCCCATTGAATTTTCCCGCACATGGTACGACCCGGCACGGGCCGTCTATGTGCAACGACTGAAATAA